Proteins encoded together in one Stutzerimonas stutzeri window:
- the nirB gene encoding nitrite reductase large subunit NirB, producing the protein MSSTVTPLKHETLVIVGNGMVGHHCIEQLIEQDALARYDVHVFGEERQRAYDRVHLSEYFGGRDAESLAMCEADYYSRHGVQAHLGEQVLEIDRERKEVVTGNGRQPYDKLILATGSYPFVPPIPGAKGNSRLVYRTLEDLDGIRAAATGARRGVVVGGGLLGLEAANALKSLGLEAHVVEFAPRLMPVQLDDAGGAALKARIEALGVGVHLSRATQEIIVGEQYAYRMVFQDGEFLETDLIVFSAGIRPQDALARDCGLELAARGGVVVDSECRTSDPVIFAIGECASWNGSVFGLVAPGYSMARCVAAQLADAAHTPFLGADMSTKLKLLGVDVGSIGDAHGATPGSRSYRFIDEASASYRRLVVSADGKRVLGAVLVGDNSYYDTLLQYAQNGIKLPADPSGLILPQTEGAPTLGPDALPTSATICSCHNVSKGAVCCQVDAGVTDLGELKAATKAATGCGGCNALLKLLFDAELAARGVAVDKSLCEHFAYTRQELYGIVRVEGIQSFAELLAKHGRGHVGCDICKPTVGSILASCWNQPITDPALIPLQDTNDTFMANMQKNGTYSVVPRIPGGEITPEGLIAIGQVAKKYDLYTKITGGQRIDLFGAQLHELPDIWGELIAAGFETGHAYGKSLRTVKSCVGSTWCRYGVQDSVGMALRLEDRYKGLRAPHKIKFAVSGCTRECAEAQSKDIGVIATDKGWNLYICGNGGMRPRHAELFATDLDDETLIRIIDRVLMFYVRTADKLQRTSVWRESLEGGLDYLKDVILDDSLNLAAELESQMQHVVDSYQCEWANAISDPEKLKRFRTFVNDGRADPDIHFVKERGQRRPVRASELHLIPLTQEVL; encoded by the coding sequence ATGAGTTCAACCGTCACCCCGCTCAAGCACGAGACATTGGTCATCGTCGGCAACGGCATGGTCGGGCATCACTGCATCGAACAGCTGATCGAACAGGACGCCCTCGCCCGCTACGACGTGCACGTGTTCGGCGAGGAGCGCCAGCGCGCCTACGATCGCGTACACCTGTCCGAGTACTTCGGCGGCCGCGATGCCGAGTCGTTGGCGATGTGCGAAGCCGACTACTACAGCCGCCACGGCGTACAGGCCCACCTGGGCGAGCAGGTGCTGGAGATCGACCGCGAGCGCAAGGAAGTGGTCACCGGCAACGGCCGCCAGCCCTACGACAAGCTAATCCTGGCCACCGGCTCCTACCCCTTCGTGCCGCCGATTCCCGGTGCTAAAGGCAACTCGCGGCTGGTCTACCGCACCCTCGAGGATCTCGACGGCATTCGCGCGGCCGCAACCGGCGCACGCCGCGGTGTGGTGGTCGGCGGAGGCCTGCTCGGCCTGGAAGCGGCCAATGCGCTGAAGTCGCTGGGCCTGGAAGCCCACGTGGTCGAGTTCGCCCCGCGGCTGATGCCGGTGCAGCTGGACGATGCCGGCGGCGCGGCGCTGAAGGCGCGCATCGAGGCGCTGGGTGTCGGCGTGCACCTGTCGCGTGCCACCCAGGAGATCATCGTCGGCGAGCAATACGCCTACCGCATGGTCTTCCAGGACGGCGAATTTCTTGAAACCGACCTGATCGTCTTCTCCGCGGGCATTCGCCCGCAGGACGCCCTGGCCCGTGACTGCGGCCTGGAACTGGCGGCACGCGGCGGCGTGGTAGTCGACAGTGAATGCCGTACCTCGGACCCGGTGATCTTCGCCATCGGCGAATGCGCCAGCTGGAACGGCAGCGTGTTCGGCCTGGTCGCCCCGGGCTACAGCATGGCCCGCTGCGTTGCCGCGCAACTGGCCGACGCAGCGCACACGCCCTTCCTCGGTGCCGACATGTCGACCAAGCTCAAGCTGCTCGGCGTGGATGTCGGTTCCATCGGTGACGCCCATGGCGCGACCCCGGGCAGCCGGAGCTACCGTTTCATCGACGAGGCCAGCGCCAGCTACCGCCGCCTGGTCGTCTCTGCCGATGGCAAGCGCGTGCTGGGCGCGGTGCTGGTAGGCGACAACAGCTACTACGACACCCTGCTGCAGTACGCGCAGAACGGCATCAAGCTGCCGGCCGATCCGTCCGGCCTGATCCTGCCGCAGACCGAGGGCGCGCCGACGCTTGGCCCGGACGCCCTACCGACCAGCGCGACCATCTGCTCCTGTCACAACGTCAGCAAGGGCGCGGTGTGCTGCCAGGTCGACGCTGGCGTCACCGACCTCGGCGAGCTCAAGGCCGCGACCAAGGCGGCCACCGGCTGCGGCGGTTGCAATGCCCTGCTCAAGCTGCTGTTCGACGCCGAACTGGCGGCGCGCGGCGTGGCGGTTGACAAGAGCCTCTGCGAACACTTCGCCTACACCCGCCAGGAGCTCTACGGGATCGTCCGCGTCGAGGGCATCCAGAGCTTCGCCGAACTGCTGGCCAAGCACGGCCGCGGCCATGTCGGTTGCGACATCTGCAAGCCGACCGTGGGTTCGATCCTGGCCTCGTGCTGGAACCAGCCGATCACCGATCCGGCGCTGATTCCGCTGCAGGACACCAACGACACCTTCATGGCCAACATGCAGAAGAACGGCACCTACTCGGTGGTGCCGCGCATCCCGGGTGGTGAGATCACCCCCGAGGGGCTGATCGCCATCGGCCAGGTGGCGAAGAAATACGACCTCTACACCAAGATCACTGGCGGCCAGCGCATCGACCTGTTCGGCGCTCAGCTGCACGAACTGCCGGACATCTGGGGCGAGCTGATCGCCGCCGGCTTCGAAACCGGCCACGCCTACGGCAAGAGCCTGCGCACGGTGAAATCCTGCGTCGGCAGTACCTGGTGCCGCTACGGCGTGCAGGACAGCGTCGGCATGGCGCTGCGCCTGGAGGACCGCTACAAGGGCCTGCGTGCGCCGCACAAGATCAAGTTCGCCGTATCGGGCTGTACCCGCGAATGCGCCGAGGCGCAGAGCAAGGACATCGGTGTGATCGCCACCGACAAAGGCTGGAACCTCTACATCTGCGGCAACGGCGGCATGCGCCCGCGGCATGCCGAACTGTTCGCCACCGATCTCGATGACGAAACGCTGATCCGCATCATCGACCGCGTCTTGATGTTCTACGTGCGCACCGCCGACAAGCTGCAGCGTACCTCGGTCTGGCGCGAAAGCCTGGAAGGCGGCCTGGACTACTTGAAGGACGTCATCCTCGACGACAGCCTGAACCTCGCCGCCGAGCTGGAGAGCCAGATGCAGCACGTGGTCGACAGCTACCAGTGCGAATGGGCCAACGCCATCTCCGATCCGGAGAAGCTCAAGCGCTTCCGCACCTTCGTCAACGATGGGCGCGCCGATCCGGACATCCACTTCGTCAAGGAGCGCGGCCAGCGTCGGCCGGTGCGCGCCAGCGAACTTCACCTGATCCCACTTACCCAGGAGGTGCTCTGA
- a CDS encoding SIR2 family NAD-dependent protein deacylase: MIPASLLSSLRSARHVVVFTGAGVSAESGIPTFRDALTGLWERFDPGELATADAFRRDPALVWGWYEWRRMKVLQARPNPAHMVIAELASHVPQLTLITQNVDDLHERAGSREVIHLHGSLHRPRCFACAREPAEPLPAPDEPEAGRRLEPPRCRHCGGRLRPGVVWFGESLPGDALRAAFAAAQACDLLLSVGTSGVVYPAAEVPHLARAAGATLVHVNPQGEAPQSAHEHLLALPAGQALPQLVREAFGG, encoded by the coding sequence GTGATCCCAGCCTCTCTGCTTTCGTCCCTGCGTTCGGCGCGCCATGTCGTGGTGTTCACCGGTGCCGGTGTCTCCGCCGAGAGCGGCATCCCGACCTTTCGCGATGCGCTCACCGGCTTGTGGGAGCGTTTCGATCCGGGCGAACTGGCCACTGCCGACGCCTTTCGTCGCGACCCGGCGCTGGTCTGGGGCTGGTACGAGTGGCGCCGGATGAAGGTTCTCCAGGCTCGGCCGAACCCCGCGCACATGGTCATCGCCGAGCTCGCCAGCCATGTGCCGCAGCTGACGCTGATCACGCAGAACGTCGACGACCTGCACGAACGCGCCGGCAGCCGCGAGGTGATCCACCTGCACGGCAGCCTGCACCGGCCACGCTGCTTCGCCTGCGCCCGTGAGCCGGCCGAGCCGCTGCCCGCACCCGACGAACCCGAAGCCGGACGTCGTCTCGAACCGCCGCGCTGCCGCCACTGTGGCGGACGCCTGCGGCCAGGCGTGGTCTGGTTCGGCGAGAGCCTGCCGGGCGATGCGTTGCGCGCCGCCTTCGCCGCTGCCCAGGCCTGCGACCTGCTGCTGTCGGTCGGTACCTCAGGGGTTGTCTATCCCGCCGCTGAAGTGCCGCATCTGGCGCGGGCCGCCGGCGCCACGCTGGTGCATGTAAACCCACAGGGCGAGGCGCCGCAGAGTGCGCACGAACACCTGCTCGCGCTGCCCGCCGGCCAGGCCTTGCCGCAGCTGGTTCGCGAGGCTTTCGGCGGCTGA
- the nirD gene encoding nitrite reductase small subunit NirD — MSQSNVVRLDSRSNAPAAWQTLCSRADLVANSGVVAWHDGAQVALFHLPDNADGEQLFAIENRDPKSGANVIGRGIVGSLKGELVIASPLYKQHFRLADGSCLEYPEQRLQVWPVRLIGDEVQIAAG; from the coding sequence ATGAGCCAGTCCAACGTCGTTCGTCTCGACTCCCGTTCCAACGCGCCGGCGGCCTGGCAGACGCTGTGCAGCCGTGCCGATCTGGTCGCCAATTCCGGTGTGGTGGCCTGGCACGATGGCGCCCAGGTGGCGCTGTTCCACCTGCCTGACAACGCGGACGGCGAGCAGCTGTTCGCCATCGAGAACCGCGACCCCAAGTCGGGCGCCAACGTGATCGGCCGCGGCATCGTCGGCAGCCTCAAGGGCGAACTGGTGATCGCCTCGCCGCTGTACAAGCAGCACTTCCGCCTGGCCGATGGCAGCTGCCTGGAGTACCCGGAGCAGCGCCTGCAGGTATGGCCGGTGCGCCTGATCGGCGACGAGGTACAGATCGCCGCGGGCTGA